The Salvelinus namaycush isolate Seneca chromosome 37, SaNama_1.0, whole genome shotgun sequence sequence AATTGTTGCTGAGGCCGTTTTTCCCCATCACTCACAGCCGAAGATATTAACATTTTATATTCATCAAATGTCTGCTCTGTTTTTGGATGATGTGATGACGTCATCACTGCTTGCGCTGCTCCTTGTGCGGTTGCATCCCAGATATAGACGGTCCATGAAATTAATCAACGTATGCGAAAGTGAGTAGATTACCTTGAAAACAACGGGCGGACATCTTGGATGTAGTCTTCAGTTCTTATTACATCTCAGTGGTATGCACAcattcagtttgtttaccaaatCATAGAAAATGGAcaacttcaaaatggagatgccCTCAATTGCGCTGCCCCTGCTCTCACAAACGCCATAATGGTACATATACAATGATGCGATGTCTATCTAAGTCTATGGGCTTTTCCAGGCGCGCCATCTTTGCTGGCACCACGCATAGTTCCTGGCTTTCAGCACGCACTAATCACTGATTGGATAGCCTGATGCGCGTTGCAGAGAAATTCAGCGAGGACAAAAACGACGCTCGCTCCAATTTACGGGGCATGACAGTTGAACAACAACAATCAAGCTTCCGGTTTTCCCCATTCTTACTAGAGAGTTCACTAGCATGTTCTTGTGAGCGTAAAATCGCACAATCAGCAAGTTTATGTATAATAGATTTACGTGTACAGTAggtacattttattattttgtttgtcGTGGAATAAGAGCACCGAAAGAGCTATTACTGACTTTGATACACCGCTTTATTTGGCCATTACACTGCGGACAACTTCCAATACGGTAAAGACTGatctagttagttagctaataATTGAATGAAATTAAGCATTCTATTGGACTTCGAATGCACGTGTTTTTTTCTGGAGTATTACAGAGGAGATGGCTATTGTTTTGTTCCCTTTTCACAGTTTTGTTGAAAGTTCATATTCAACAATGTATTGCACAGCTGCAGTCAACATGCTTATGTTTTGTGTATTTTGTCTATCAACAGGGTTATTATGAGCGAAGGAGAGGTTTTCCATGAGAAGCAGCGACTGGAGTTGTGCGCCATTCATGCTCTAAACAACGTTCTGCAAGAACAAGTGTTCACCAAGGAGACGGCAGATGACATCTGCAAGCGGTGAGGTCACTTAGGTCAGgcgatgtgtgtgtgtaatgtcatCTTTAGGGGGTGGTGTTTTGGCTAAACAGGGTTCTTTGTGTCAATGATAACACACAGACTCTTCAATATGCAATCTCTGCATGTAAATCATCAAGTACTGCTATAAGCCTGTGATCCAAAGAGCACCCACCACACACTTTCTCCATGAGTTCCAAGAGCATGTGAATCTGTTTTTACCATGTTCCCCTCTTTCCCCTTCCTCCCCAGGCTAGCTCCACAATGTGTGGTGAACCCTCACCGCTCGATGCTGGGCACAGGCAACTATGATGTCAACGTCATCATGGCTGCCCTACAGAGCAGAGAGTTGGCTGCAGTATGGTGGGACAAACGCAGGTCAGACTTCAATACCTCAGGGCCAGACAGATTCTGAAGAGATGATTGGCAATGAAATACACCTGTGTAATAAATCCAACCAAGTACTGCTACTGGTCACGAAGAGCTAAAGTTTTATTGACCAAAGAAAATATACTGATAAGAAAACTTGGCCACAGATTCTGTCTACTGTTCATCACTGTTCCTCCCCTCACCACCACTGTGGCTCTGTTGATTTTAAACCAACATCTCCTTCCCTTTTCCTATTTCTCCCTCAGAACAGTACAGAGTCTCTGTGTTGACAAGGTCCAGGGGTTCATCCTGAACGTTCCGTCACGTGTCTCTCTCGGAATTGTGTCCCTCCCCGTCAAGCGGCGGCACTGGCTTGCAGTGCGCCAGGTTAATGGACACTACTACAACCTCGACTCCAAACTAAAGAGTCCTGTCTGCATCGGGAACGAAGCAGATCTCCGGTGAGTGAAGGGAGGGACGACGACTTTGCAGACATGTATTGTACAACTCCTAATCAAAGACACAGTATCTCCAACTTTACGCTCAACTTCTCATGCTTGTTGTTTACAAACAGAAATGTccctctgtaaaaaaaaaaatgtacatagTAAATTTTACATAGTAAATTTTTTTTACATAG is a genomic window containing:
- the LOC120031450 gene encoding josephin-2-like, translated to MYNRFTCTVGTFYYFVCRGIRAPKELLLTLIHRFIWPLHCGQLPIRVIMSEGEVFHEKQRLELCAIHALNNVLQEQVFTKETADDICKRLAPQCVVNPHRSMLGTGNYDVNVIMAALQSRELAAVWWDKRRTVQSLCVDKVQGFILNVPSRVSLGIVSLPVKRRHWLAVRQVNGHYYNLDSKLKSPVCIGNEADLRTFLSEQLSPDVAEMLLVVRRDVEEYGTWLNSDDLRK